A single genomic interval of Juglans regia cultivar Chandler chromosome 1, Walnut 2.0, whole genome shotgun sequence harbors:
- the LOC109001401 gene encoding RNA-binding protein 7: MSGSSGSTVYVGNLDERVSDRVLYDILIQAGRVVDLYIPRDKETDKPKGYAFAEYETEEVAGYAVRLFSGLVTLYSRTLKFAISGQDKPSPPMAVTPTSNSSHKPRSHPVPVNDMEISQHSMKLSAHCRLSAYHDSPSQVPNTPGVINQSNGYGSHFNGNNYEYSRRVLGTTLDSISHFRSRRHDTSNPIYFPSYS; encoded by the exons GTAATCTGGATGAGAGGGTGAGTGATAGGGTCTTGTATGATATTTTGATTCAAGCAGGGCGGGTGGTCGACTTGTACATTCCCCGAGACAAGGAAACAGATAAACCCAAAGGTTATGCTTTTGCAGAATATGAAACTGAGGAGGTTGCAGGCTATGCTGTCAGGCTTTTCTCTGGCCTTGTGACACTCTACAGCCGAACACTGAAATTTGCG ATATCTGGGCAAGACAAACCCTCACCTCCAATGGCGGTCACACCCacatcaaattcatctcataaaccAAGGTCCCACCCTGTGCCAGTTAACGATATGGAAATTTCTCAGCACTCCATGAAGTTGTCAGCACATTGCAGACTTTCAGCTTACCACGATAGTCCTTCTCAAG TGCCGAACACCCCTGGTGTAATTAATCAATCTAATGGATATGGATCCCATTTCAATGGCAACAATTATGAATACAGTCGGAGAGTTTTGGGGACAACATTGGATAGCATTAGCCATTTTAGGTCTCGCCGCCACGATACAAGTAACCCAATCTATTTTCCATCTTACAGTTAA